Genomic segment of Streptomyces sp. NBC_01210:
AATGCCCAGCGTCACCCGTCCGATTCGGAACAGCTGCGGGTCGGCGAGGAGATCGCCGGCGCACGAGCGCTCATGGACATGGCCTCGCAGCTGCTGCAGAAGGCCCACATGGAGATCGACGAGGCCTCGGGCAGAAAGTCGCACGCACTGATGTGACGGGATGCGGTGCGGCCCCCGCCGGGGTTTCCGGCGGGGGACGCATGCGTGCGCCCTAGGCGTATACGCGGCCTGGGCGGCGCCTTGCACGCCTACGCGCCTTAGTAGGTGAGTGCGTCCTGCATGCTGCTCTGCCAGTAGCTGACAGCGGTGGTGGAGTCGGCGTATGTGCCCGCCGGCAGAGCGAGTCCGACGGGGGTGCCGGTCGAACCCGAGCCGCTGCGCGGCGCGAAGTGCACGGTCAGACGCTTGGCCGTGTAGCCGTCCTTGCCGCTGCCGTCGGCGCTCGACAGCAGGATGGAGGCGTACGCGGACTCACCGGGGGCGATGGTGGTGACCGCCTGCGGCCGGCTGTCCTCCATGACCTGCGTGACGGCCTGTGCGTCGTCGAAGCGGAGCAGCGGTGCATGGTAGGCGTTGCACGCCTTGGAGCCGGTGTTGGTCACGGTGAGCAGCAGGTGGTTGATGGGGCGGGTCACCTTGCTGACGGTGACCTTGGTGTTCGCGCCGCTGCAGGCGTCGGTGACGGGGCCGGGGCCGGGGTCACTGTTGTCCTTCCCCTTGTCCTTGCTCTCGTCCTTGTCCTTGCTCTTGCCGGCGCCGGCCGCCGAGCCGCTGCTGCTGCCGCCGTTGCCCTTGCCGTTGCCCGCAGGGGTGGACGTGGGGTCGGCCGCGGGCTTGCTCCGGTCGGCGGTGGGACTCACGGACGCGCCCGGGTTCTTTGCGTCGTCGTCGGACTGGCACGCCGTCAGCGAGAGGGCGGCCAGCAGTGCGGTGGCGGCGACGGCGGTGGTGCGGATGCGGGCGTTGCGCATGGTGTTCGGTTCTCCCCGTGTGGTTGGTCCGTGCATCGTCTGTGGATCAGAAATGGCAG
This window contains:
- a CDS encoding DUF1876 domain-containing protein codes for the protein MQTLVGWHVEMEFSEEGDRTRSAAMVRLGDGTEIRGHGNAQRHPSDSEQLRVGEEIAGARALMDMASQLLQKAHMEIDEASGRKSHALM
- a CDS encoding DUF4232 domain-containing protein, which gives rise to MRNARIRTTAVAATALLAALSLTACQSDDDAKNPGASVSPTADRSKPAADPTSTPAGNGKGNGGSSSGSAAGAGKSKDKDESKDKGKDNSDPGPGPVTDACSGANTKVTVSKVTRPINHLLLTVTNTGSKACNAYHAPLLRFDDAQAVTQVMEDSRPQAVTTIAPGESAYASILLSSADGSGKDGYTAKRLTVHFAPRSGSGSTGTPVGLALPAGTYADSTTAVSYWQSSMQDALTY